A genomic region of Homalodisca vitripennis isolate AUS2020 chromosome 5, UT_GWSS_2.1, whole genome shotgun sequence contains the following coding sequences:
- the LOC124362043 gene encoding LOW QUALITY PROTEIN: histone-lysine N-methyltransferase KMT5B-A (The sequence of the model RefSeq protein was modified relative to this genomic sequence to represent the inferred CDS: deleted 1 base in 1 codon), which produces MVVDTGMRHLNLKQPTAMTPKELSDNDDLATALILDPFLGFITHKMNIRYRPLKANKEELRSILEQFVKSQNYEKTYKRLLAGEWLPRSMTSLRNKLQHQRLEEHIYRYLRIFDKDSGFTIEPCYRYSLEGQKGAKISATKKWYKNEKISCLVGCIAELSQEEENQLLHTGKNDFSVMFSCRKNCAQLWLGPAAFINHDCRPNCKFVATGRDTACVKVLRDIEAGEEITCFYGEDFFGDNNSYCECETCERRGMGAYAKENMEEDSGKTGYKLRETDNRLNRLKSRQKTPIKTETCSVPSECGSDSNSGCSSAVGSNAVTPLSMRELRQKGLTKYDAELLLAQGTRFSDITADSFRTRSEHLVDRESRLHARNLRKSISRKKDVDDGGGPTSTVPSAAADVSDSASNGMSLRNHKRLSEPVLDTSSVMKEKVNNNNNDLSELCSKLEKTNVVEPLENKVKRTEVSKKENDKGVAFVNRVSKRRKSVLKKVNTVLENVYSPVSRPKRTLSSRRSRYNSFSDSTDVISDQPEVKSEPSECVVDSVSKSPEVEPLKPECVPESEVDVKKEVDVPNEKDVYEFDDQECEVNEPVSLRRLKVEEKKECDNSPPPKTEPPSEPTTPEKQAGGRLKLTLRMKRSPIVEDSSESGMNWASEEPEYEVLRVEGVGDLEEEDLHRKKKHKNKDRERRRRKFREYLKFDDPDAGVR; this is translated from the exons ATGGTGGTGGATACCGGGATGAGGCACCTGAATCTCAAACAGCCGACTGCCATGACACCCAAGGAGCTATCGGATAATGATGATTTGGCTACGGCTCTTATCCTGGATCCATTCTTGGGGTTCATAACGCACAAAATGAACATAAG GTATCGACCATTGAAGGCCAACAAGGAGGAACTTAGGAGTATTCTTGAGCAGTTTGTGAAGAGCCAGAACtatgaaaaaacatataagagACTTTTGGCTGGCGAGTGGTTGCCTCGCTCCATGACTAGTTTGCGGAACAAACTGCAGCACCAGCGGCTAGAGGAGCAT ATTTATAGGTATCTTCGAATTTTTGATAAAGACTCTGGATTTACCATAGAACCATGCTACAGATATTCATTAGAAGGACAAAAAGGTGCA AAAATATCTGCAACAAAGAAGTG GTATAAGAACGAAAAGATAAGCTGCCTGGTAGGCTGTATCGCAGAGCTAAGTCAGGAAGAGGAAAACCAGTTGCTGCACACTGGCAAGAATGACTTCTCCGTGATGTTCAGTTGCCGCAAAAACTGTGCACAGCTATGGCTGGGACCTGCAGCCTTCATCAACCATGACTGTCGACCTAACTGCAAG TTCGTGGCCACGGGACGAGATACAGCCTGCGTCAAAGTTCTGCGGGACATAGAGGCTGGAGAGGAGATCACCTGTTTCTATGGGGAGGACTTCTTTGGGGATAACAACAGCTATTGCGAGTGTGAGACCTGTGAAAG GCGAGGAATGGGAGCATATGCTAAAGAGAATATGGAAGAGGATTCAGGGAAGACAGGATACAAGCTGAGAGAAACAGACAATAGACTTAACCGGTTAAAGAGCCGACAGAAGACACCCATTAAAACAGAAACCTGTTCAGTACCATCGGAGTGTGGCAGCGACAGCAATAGTGGATGTTCGTCTGCAGTGGGCAGCAACGCAGTGACTCCCCTCAGCATGCGAGAGCTCAGACAGAAAGGATTGACTAAGTACGATGCGGAGTTACTATTAGCGCAGGGCACACGCTTTTCGGACATCACAGCAGACAGTTTCCGCACTCGCAGTGAGCACCTGGTAGACAGAGAGAGCCGGTTACACGCAAGGAACCTCAGGAAGTCAATATCCAGAAAGAAGGATGTGGATGACGGGGGTGGTCCGACATCGACGGTTCCTTCAGCTGCTGCGGACGTCAGTGATAGTGCCAGTAACGGTATGTCTCTTCGGAACCATAAACGGTTGAGTGAGCCGGTGTTAGACACTTCATCAGTGATGAAAGAGAAGGTGAACAACAACAATAACGACTTGAGTGAACTGTGCTCCAAGTTGGAAAAAACCAATGTGGTCGAGCCACTTGAAAATAAAGTGAAACGGACAGAAGTCTCTAAAAAGGAAAACGATAAAGGTGTAGCTTTTGTTAATAGAGTAAGTAAACGTagaaaaagtgtattaaaaaaagttaacactgttttagaaaatgtgtattCACCTGTGAGTAGACCGAAAAGGACTTTAAGTAGTAGGCGCTCTAGGTATAACAGCTTTAGTGATAGCACGGATGTGATCAGTGATCAGCCAGAAGTTAAGAGTGAACCGAGTGAGTGTGTGGTGGATTCTGTGTCTAAATCGCCAGAAGTAGAACCTTTGAAACCCGAGTGTGTTCCTGAAAGCGAAGTTGATGTCAAGAAAGAAGTGGATGTACCCAATGAAAAGGATGTTTATGAATTTGATGATCAAGAGTGTGAAGTAAATGAACCGGTGTCTTTAAGGAGATTAAAAGTCGAAGAGAAGAAAGAATGTGACAACTCACCTCCACCGAAAACGGAGCCACCAAGTGAACCGACAACACCAGAGAAGCAAGCAGGAGGAAGATTAAAACTGACACTGAGAATGAAACGGAGTCCGATAGTAGAGGATTCGTCCGAGTCGGGAATGAATTGGGCCAGCGAAGAACCGGAGTACGAAGTTCTGAGGGTGGAAGGTGTCGGTGATCTGGAAGAGGAGGATTTGCATCGGAAGAAGAAACACAAGAACAAAGATCGTGAGCGGCGGCGGCGAAAATTTAGAGAGTATTTGAAGTTCGATGATCCAG